The Salvia miltiorrhiza cultivar Shanhuang (shh) chromosome 1, IMPLAD_Smil_shh, whole genome shotgun sequence genome has a window encoding:
- the LOC131005740 gene encoding GDSL esterase/lipase At2g40250 encodes MEKNLYLSLLFLLSIITLPTAITAACQKPTAVYAFGDSVFDAGNNNKLATICRANHAPYGVDFPGRSATGRFSNGKLPGDILAADLGIKDLLPAYADAAAEAEELLTGATFASSCSGLDDLTAAEVGVHSLDKQFRNFQMALRLMKEKLGLEKAAAAMENGLFLISAGSDDMMNNYYVLPTTRAKYSLPAYHDKLLKNLETFVKKLHMAGAKRLAVMGLPPLGCLPVDVTANFLPSPPSQNANASRDPLRRECKSNHNSDAQEYNAKLEAWVKKMMVAMPIIKIAYMDIYNPIMDMINKPYEFGFKTTLEGCCGSGALELGPLCNLASITCHQRAEYVFWDSAHPTETTYKDLTKIFIDKVLPSLLK; translated from the exons ATGGAGAAGAATTTGTATCTCTCACTACTCTTCCTTCTCTCCATCATAACGCTACCCACCGCAATCACCGCCGCATGCCAAAAGCCAACCGCCGTATACGCATTCGGCGACTCCGTCTTCGACGCCGGCAACAACAACAAGCTCGCCACCATCTGCCGTGCCAACCACGCGCCTTACGGCGTGGACTTCCCGGGCAGAAGCGCCACGGGCAGGTTCAGCAACGGGAAGCTGCCCGGAGACATTCTGGCCGCCGATTTGGGCATTAAGGATCTGTTGCCGGCGTACGCCGACGCGGCGGCGGAAGCGGAGGAGCTGCTGACGGGCGCCACCTTCGCGTCGTCGTGCTCGGGCCTCGACGACCTGACTGCGGCGGAGGTGGGCGTCCACAGCTTGGATAAACAGTTTCGGAATTTCCAAATGGCGCTCCGATTAATGAAGGAGAAGCTCGGGCTtgagaaggcggcggcggcgatggagaATGGTCTCTTCTTGATCTCAGCGGGCAGCGACGACATGATGAATAATTACTACGTGCTGCCCACCACAAGGGCTAAGTATAGCCTCCCTGCCTACCATGATAAGTTGCTCAAAAATCTTGAGACTTTCGTTAAG AAATTGCACATGGCGGGTGCGAAAAGGTTAGCGGTGATGGGGCTTCCGCCGTTGGGGTGTCTACCGGTGGACGTGACGGCCAACTTCCTTCCGTCGCCGCCGTCGCAGAATGCAAATGCGAGCCGCGACCCCTTGAGGCGCGAGTGCAAAAGTAATCACAACTCAGACGCGCAAGAATACAACGCGAAGCTTGAAGCATGGGTGAAGAAGATGATGGTGGCGATGCCCATTATCAAAATCGCTTATATGGATATCTATAATCCTATTATGGATATGATTAACAAACCCTATGAATTTGGATTCAAGACTACATTGGAGGGATGCTGTGGAAGTGGCGCACTTGAATTGGGACCTCTTTGCAATTTGGCGTCCATCACTTGTCATCAACGAGCAGAGTATGTTTTCTGGGATTCAGCTCATCCTACTGAAACTACTTATAAGGATCTTACAAAGATATTCATTGACAAAGTGCTTCCTTCTCtgctaaaataa
- the LOC131005741 gene encoding GDSL esterase/lipase At2g40250-like — translation MSDQYEHFSTAHEYMKTDLGRQAANRMLESALFLISGGTNDMLDNYYALPIRKLMYSVSAYHDFLLKNLATFVKKLYMKHARRVGVLGLPPVGCLPVDIASSSRLKRECVSSHNADAQLYNDKLKQLLKKLANDLPDLKITYVDIYNPLMDMINNPAKYGFEHTLEGCCGSGSWELGPLCSQYAEVCSDASKYIFWDAAHPTQAAYEKLTKILKDNSLSTLLN, via the exons ATGTCGGATCAGTACGAGCATTTCTCGACGGCGCACGAGTACATGAAGACGGATTTGGGCAGGCAAGCCGCGAATCGGATGCTGGAGAGCGCCTTGTTCTTGATCTCCGGCGGAACCAACGACATGCTCGATAACTACTACGCGCTGCCCATCAGAAAATTGATGTATTCCGTCTCTGCATACCATGATTTCTTGCTCAAAAATCTTGCAACTTTTGTCAag AAATTGTACATGAAGCATGCTAGAAGAGTTGGAGTGTTGGGGCTGCCGCCGGTGGGATGCCTGCCGGTGGACATCGCGTCGAGCTCGCGGCTCAAGCGTGAGTGCGTGAGTTCGCACAACGCAGATGCGCAGCTATACAACGACAAGCTCAAGCAACTCCTCAAAAAGTTGGCCAATGACTTGCCCGATTTGAAAATCACTTATGTCGATATCTATAATCCTTTGATGGATATGATCAACAATCCTGCCAAATATG GGTTTGAGCACACACTTGAGGGGTGTTGTGGAAGTGGTTCGTGGGAGTTGGGACCTCTATGTAGCCAGTATGCTGAAGTATGCTCAGATGCATCTAAATATATATTCTGGGATGCTGCTCATCCAACTCAAGCTGCTTATGAGAAGCTTACCAAAATACTTAAAGACAACTCACTTTCTACtctattgaattaa